The genomic segment ACGGCTTTGACATCTGTCCGTCAGCGTAATTCAGATCGACTTCGTCTGCTGTGTGTTAGTTCACTTGAACCTCGTAAGAATCACCGCAGCTTAATCAAGGCTATTGCATGGCTTACAGCACATGAGTTGTTTCATGCAGAGCTCATCTTGGTTGGCTGGGATAACCATCCTAATGTTCTCTCAGAAGTGCAACGGGCTATAGATTTGCGCTTGCCGATTACCTGGAAGCAGCATGTTGATGATGAGGAACTGCAATGGCTTTATGAGTGGTCACACTGTACTGTTTATCCTTCTTTGGAGGAGGGCTTTGGTTTGCCTGTTGCAGAAAGTCTGTGGCACCGTCGCCCATGCTTGACAAGTGCTAAGGGAGCTTTGGGAGAACTCAGCAGTGGCGGAGGTTGCCTGCGTGTTGATACATCAAAATGGTCATGTCTCGCTTCTGGTATTTTGCGATTTATTCGTGATCCTCAATTAATGAAGACATTAAATCAAGAGATCGAAAATCGACCCATGCGCAACTGGTCTGATTATGTTGATGATCTTTTAAGTGACATTAGCATTCATTAAATGTTTTTAGCCATTCCTGAAATGCAGAATTAATCTCGGTCATGGCTGATGCCCAGTCACCATCCTCTGGCTGTCTGAATAGTCGTAAATTTTGATACCAGGGTGTGGTCTCCCCATTTAGCAACCAGCGCCATTCCGGTACCCAGCGCAATGCGACCCAGGTTGGTCGTCCTAATCCGCTGGCTAAGTGAACAATTCCGCTATCTGCGGTGATGATCAAATCGCAAAGCTGCAAGACAGCAGCAGTATCTGAGAAGTCCATCGACGCGTCGAATGCAGCCTGACCATCCACAAAGGGTATTGTGATTGATGCATTGCGTTGCTCACTTCCGCTGCCTTTTTGGAGTGATACGAACTCCACACCTTCAACACCGGTCAGAATATTGAATGTCTGAAGAGGCATTGATCGGCCTCGCGAGTACAAAGTTTTTTCATGTTTGGGATTCCCTTGCCAGTGGATCCCAACCAAACACGTCTTTGGTTTTTGCCGTAAGAGTTTTCGCCAATGGTCGACTCCATCAGCGTTAGCGTGAAAGTATGGGCTTGCCTTGGGGATTGAGTTGACCTCTGTTTTTAACCGATGCGGAAGGCTCATCAATGGGCACCACCGACTTCCGTCTTTAAGTTGGTCATGATTGATTTCACTCACAACGTCGTTAAGGGTCGAATGAATCCGGAGAAACTCAATAAGTTGCGGTTGGCAAAAAAGTGTGACGCGAATTCCCAGCTCTTGAAGTTGAATTGCGAAACGGCAGAACTGAAGTGTGTCCCCGAATCCTTGCTCTGCTGTTAGAACCAGATGTGGTGGCCATCCTTCTATTTCCGGACCTTGCCATGGAGAACCGAGCAAATTGAAGAAAAAATCGTTTTCTCCAGGTTTAAATCGCTGTTCATAGAGCTCCCAGCCTTCGTTGAATCTCCCTGCAAGCAGAAGATCTTGGGCAAGGTTTTGATGAATACTTTTTAAAGGCGGATTGGAGGTCTGAAGGGCGATTTCATAGGCTCGAATACAAGCATTGATTTTGCGTTGTTGATGGAGAGCAATACCTAGGTTGAAGCAGCAAATTCCTTCATCGGGTGCAAGGCGGATCGCCTGTCCAATCAGGCGTTGACCGATCCTTGGGTCACTTGCCAGCAGTTCACCGCCCTGATTGCTGTAAAACTCAGCGATATTCATCTGCTTAATGTGCGGTAGCAAGCACGGCACGCTCCAGTCTCATGTTGATTTGGTCCACGACGCGTCGTGCATAGGCTTGACCAGCGCAAGCAATTGTTTTGCAGTCGATTTCGTATTCTCGGCACCAGCGCAACATAGCGCTGAGATCACTGAGATCAGCTGCAATGGGAATGTAGTGTTTCCAAGGAATAAGTCCGTCGTGATACCACTGCCTTCTTGAGCTGTTAACATGTAATACACAGCTGCCGCTCAGCAGTTTCCACAACAGACCCCAGGAATTCACGTTCCCGTCAATATCTATGATCCATCGGTGAAGTGCCATATGTCGGGGCCTTAAGTATGGAGCCCAAAGGGTTTCTTGTTGAAGCATGTGGCGGATTTGCACAGGATCATCACACTGGACGACATTGGTGAAGCGGGCATCAAGTCGATGTGGGAATTCCAGGCTGGTGTGGCAGAGGCGATAGCGCAAAAGATGGTGGATGTTCTCAAGCTGGATCTTGGCAGCACCGGTGGTGCTCCCTCGCCAGATGGTCATTGATAGTCGTGACGGCCAGGGAGGTAGGGATTGAAATGCCTTCTGCTGGGATTGGTAACCCCAGGTGTCTAGGCAGTAGGGATCGGGAATAAGTTGCTGCCCTGCAGTGCCTTCACGAGGTGCATCCATGCACAGCCAGGTGTGGTCGGCTCCGTTGGGAGCACGGTCGTGAAATTGAATGCGAAAGCAGCCTGGCTTGCCATGTTGTTGTCTGAGGATGCTGGCTGCTGCCGCGAGTCGGCTCAGCGTCTTGAGGCGAGGGTGGCTGCTTGAGACCCCAGATGGTTCGGTCAAGGTTGGTGCTCCGTCTCGGGGCACCGTGACAAGGATGTGGTCTAACCCATTACCGCGCACGAGTCGGATTGGATGATGTTGCCGCCAAAACCCGGGCGTCGATACGGCAGACATGGGATTCTGGGCAGAGTTGCGTTGTCGGATGCGGATCCTCGCCGCCATTGTTCACCATTGGAATCCAGAAGGGGACCGACGGCATCAATCCCTCCGTCCCAATCCTCAGCCCCGGATTGACGCACTGCAGCGTCAATTGCTTGGTTTAAGGCGTTTGGGAACCCGTCAGGGTTATCTCGATATTTCTTCACAGGTTATACAAAACGCAAATGAGGCATTGCGCCTTGTGATTGATCCTGTGATTGTTCATGATGGTGAGAACCATGTCATTGATTATTTTGATGATAAGTATCAGCAGGATTTAGGTCAACATTCTGCGCAGCCTGAGTCTTCCAAGTATCTAGGCTTTTGTGCACAGCAATATCTAGCAGATCGCTTGGATCAAAAGTATGATCTTTATGTGTATTTGGAAGATGATTTGGTCATTCATGATCCGCTTTTTTTTCATAAGGTTTCATGGTTTTCGGAACAGGTTGGACCTCAAGCGGTTCTTTTGCCTCAACGGGTGGAAATGCCAAATGAACCTGCTTCTGCAGATCGGCTTTTTATCGATGGTCCATTACCCAAAGATTATCTCCGAGCATTGATTCCGGATCCTCCTCCACCGGTTCAAACACCACAACCTGGTGGAATCATCCAATTGGAATCACCGTTGAATCCACACGCCGGCTGCTTTGCGTTGACACATGCTCAGTTATTGCACTGGACGCAGCAGCCCCATTGGCAAGATAGAGATGTTAGTTTTATTAGCCCACTTGAGAGTGCTGCGACTTTGGGTTTATTGAAGACCTTTCAAGTTTATAAACCTGCTCTAGCCTGCGGGAGCTGGCTAGAAATTCAACACTACGGGAATAATTTTAGTTGTTTGATTGCTGATGATGGCGTTACAATTCTCAGTTACGATCCTGATACTGGCGTGTTTCAGTCTCCTGAGCAGAGTCAATCATCGATTACTAAGGGAGACGAAGCGGCATGAGGTTGCTGCTAATCCATCAAAATTTTCCAGGGCAATTCCGCCAGCTAGCACCTTATTTAGCGCATCTTGGTCATGAACTGGTCGCAATTTGCTCCCATCAGCGACCCGTTTCTTTTGAAGGTCGGTTGCTGCGATATGACGAGCCTAAATCTATTCAACCGCCACTTCCTTTGGGAAGTGGACTATGGCACGACGGGCTGCAGAGGGCAGAGCGTGTGGCGTTTTTGTGCCAGCAGCTTAATAATGAATCTTGGAAACCCGATCGAATTCTTGCTCATTCAGGTTGGGGTGAAACGTTGGGAATCAAAGAGATTTGGCCAGATATTCCACAGATCTTATGGCCTGAGTTATGGATTTTACCTGAACATGGGGGACACGGGCTCATTCCAGGTAAACCTTCAGCTGGTTTAGAACAAAAGCTTCAACAGTTGGGGAGAAATTCGCTCACTCAGCAAGCTCTGAGTCATGCACATTCCTGGGTTTTACCAACAATACACCAGGCTAATAGTTTTCCGCCAGTTTTCCAGGATTCACGCTTGCATGTGATTCATGAAGGCATTGACACTTCTTTGGCGTGCCCGAATCCTGATGTGAGTTATGAGGTGCGTGGGATCGAAATCACCCGATCTGTTCCTACGATCACCTTTGTGAATCGTAACCTTGAGAGTTTGCGCGGTTTCGATGTGTTTATGCGTGCTTTAGTGATAGTTCAGCGGGAACATCCCAAGGTGCGGGCGGTTATCGTTGGCGATAGCGAGGAAGGGTACGCAGGTCCCCATCCAAGCGGACGTTCCTGGCGTGATGTGATGCTGGAAGAACTGCAAGGTCAGTTGGATTTAGAGCGAATTCACTTCCTTGGTCGCGTATCACATCCAGCCTTGATTGGTTTGTTTCAGGCCAGTTGGGTTCACGTTTATCTAAGTTATCCATTCATTCTGGGTTGGAGCCTGCTGGAAGCTATGGCCTGCGGCTGCTGCATCGTCGGCAGCCGCGGCATGCCGGTGCAGGAAGTGATAAACGATGGCGTGGAGGGAGTGCTCGTGCCTATGGGCGATCCCAACAAGTTGGCCCAGAAAGTTTTGGCGTTGTTCGCGAATCCTTCGATGCGAGAGCAACTGGGGGCTGCCGCTCGCAAATCTGCGTTGGGTTGGGATCAACGGGTTACCTTACCTAAACTCACTGCCTTGGTGGAGCGAGGGTGTGATCTTTGAAAATTCTCATAGTTGACACCTTTTATGGTCCTTATCTTGAGCGGTTGTACGCCAGCGGTGTACTGATCCAACAACCTTGGGCTTCTCAACACAAGGCCCATTTTGCTGGTGGATTTGGTACTGGGGATGCCTATTCCCACGGGTTGGGGCTGCTTGGGGTTGAAGCCATTGAGATCGTGGCCAATTCGATGCCTCTGCAACGGGCCTGGGCTCAGGAGTACCGGAAAGAGTTGCTTCAACTTCAAGATTCCGGCCAGCAGCTTTTGTCCATCCTCGAAGCTCAGATTCGTTGGTTTAAGCCCACTGTGCTTTATGTTCAAGATATTAACTGGCTCCCTGCAGGCTTCCTTCAGCATGTGAAGCCTTTAGTGGACATTGTGGTGGGACAGAACGCCTGTCCTCTTGCAG from the Synechococcus sp. KORDI-100 genome contains:
- a CDS encoding glycosyltransferase is translated as MRLLLIHQNFPGQFRQLAPYLAHLGHELVAICSHQRPVSFEGRLLRYDEPKSIQPPLPLGSGLWHDGLQRAERVAFLCQQLNNESWKPDRILAHSGWGETLGIKEIWPDIPQILWPELWILPEHGGHGLIPGKPSAGLEQKLQQLGRNSLTQQALSHAHSWVLPTIHQANSFPPVFQDSRLHVIHEGIDTSLACPNPDVSYEVRGIEITRSVPTITFVNRNLESLRGFDVFMRALVIVQREHPKVRAVIVGDSEEGYAGPHPSGRSWRDVMLEELQGQLDLERIHFLGRVSHPALIGLFQASWVHVYLSYPFILGWSLLEAMACGCCIVGSRGMPVQEVINDGVEGVLVPMGDPNKLAQKVLALFANPSMREQLGAAARKSALGWDQRVTLPKLTALVERGCDL
- a CDS encoding glycosyl transferase family 90; the protein is MTEPSGVSSSHPRLKTLSRLAAAASILRQQHGKPGCFRIQFHDRAPNGADHTWLCMDAPREGTAGQQLIPDPYCLDTWGYQSQQKAFQSLPPWPSRLSMTIWRGSTTGAAKIQLENIHHLLRYRLCHTSLEFPHRLDARFTNVVQCDDPVQIRHMLQQETLWAPYLRPRHMALHRWIIDIDGNVNSWGLLWKLLSGSCVLHVNSSRRQWYHDGLIPWKHYIPIAADLSDLSAMLRWCREYEIDCKTIACAGQAYARRVVDQINMRLERAVLATAH
- a CDS encoding glycosyltransferase family 9 protein, encoding MNIAEFYSNQGGELLASDPRIGQRLIGQAIRLAPDEGICCFNLGIALHQQRKINACIRAYEIALQTSNPPLKSIHQNLAQDLLLAGRFNEGWELYEQRFKPGENDFFFNLLGSPWQGPEIEGWPPHLVLTAEQGFGDTLQFCRFAIQLQELGIRVTLFCQPQLIEFLRIHSTLNDVVSEINHDQLKDGSRWCPLMSLPHRLKTEVNSIPKASPYFHANADGVDHWRKLLRQKPKTCLVGIHWQGNPKHEKTLYSRGRSMPLQTFNILTGVEGVEFVSLQKGSGSEQRNASITIPFVDGQAAFDASMDFSDTAAVLQLCDLIITADSGIVHLASGLGRPTWVALRWVPEWRWLLNGETTPWYQNLRLFRQPEDGDWASAMTEINSAFQEWLKTFNEC
- a CDS encoding calcium-binding protein, with product MRILAAIVHHWNPEGDRRHQSLRPNPQPRIDALQRQLLGLRRLGTRQGYLDISSQVIQNANEALRLVIDPVIVHDGENHVIDYFDDKYQQDLGQHSAQPESSKYLGFCAQQYLADRLDQKYDLYVYLEDDLVIHDPLFFHKVSWFSEQVGPQAVLLPQRVEMPNEPASADRLFIDGPLPKDYLRALIPDPPPPVQTPQPGGIIQLESPLNPHAGCFALTHAQLLHWTQQPHWQDRDVSFISPLESAATLGLLKTFQVYKPALACGSWLEIQHYGNNFSCLIADDGVTILSYDPDTGVFQSPEQSQSSITKGDEAA